In one Cercospora beticola chromosome 1, complete sequence genomic region, the following are encoded:
- a CDS encoding uncharacterized protein (BUSCO:EOG0926436T): protein MVADALIYHPSVAHFNRFVATTIGRDKTLRTIQYFSRFLAWYLYRTNHPQSTVAIFEQIKKSFGSARKAFRLGKFVEHFKAAAVAADSKSMDPVLKYLAVGRQLGYAFYLALDAATYFDQTGIYKLQSGARLQKEAYRAWFTGLACNIAAGVYTLYNLQQIAKQQQQAGGDAEKKVEQKTLEKEKAATQLQLLSDVCDITVPGSAIGVVTLDDGIVGLAGTVSSVIGLSAAWAKTA, encoded by the exons ATGGTCGCCGACGCCCTCATCTACCACCCTTCGGTGGCCCACTTCAACCGCTTCGTCGCTACCACCA TCGGGCGCGACAAGACCTTGCGCACCATTCAATACTTCTCCCGCTTCCTCGCCTGGTACCTCTACCGCACGAACCACCCGCAGAGCAccgtcgccatcttcgagcagatcaagaagAGCTTCGGTAGCGCGCGCAAGGCCTTCCGACTGGGCAAGTTCGTCGAACACTTCAAGGCTGCTGCCGTGGCTGCCGACTCCAAGTCGATGGACCCAGTGCTCAAGTACTTGGCCGTGGGTCGTCAGCTAGGCTATGCCTTCTACCTCGCGCTCGACGCCGCGACCTACTTTGACCAGACTGGCATTTACAAGCTGCAGTCGGGCGCCAGGTTACAAAAGGAGGCATACCGTGCCTGGTTCACCGGTCTGGCATGCAATATTGCTGCCGGTGTGTACACGCTATACAATTTGCAGCAGAttgccaagcagcagcagcaagcaggaggcgatgcggagaagaaggttgAGCAAAAGACATTGGAGAA GGAGAAAGCTGCTACACAATTACAGCTCTTGTCCGACGTCTGCGATATCACTGTGCCCGGAAGTGCCATTGGAGTCGTTACCTTGGACGACGGCATCGTTGGCCTTGCTGGTACTGTTTCCTCTGTGATAGGCCTGTCAGCAGCATGGGCGAAGACTGCGTGA